A stretch of Chiloscyllium punctatum isolate Juve2018m chromosome 6, sChiPun1.3, whole genome shotgun sequence DNA encodes these proteins:
- the LOC140479080 gene encoding coagulation factor IX isoform X1 — MVKRKFLVFTFTFRCASPRDMLAHSCLLNPVSDYCLPTFTAFYQRDKANRVLRVQKRANWFWEEIKPGSLERECYEESCSFEEAAEIYKSLERTVEFWISYKNMSPCKSTPCQNGGSCRISGYSYVCLCPHLWIGQNCETENLDCAYKNGYCQQYCSIDKATGRPRCSCAEGYQLNEDGQTCDNTVTYPCGRIPLHNTPTHSLDEKLSLNETDTDSDYLAKLNYTEDVWTRIVGGDLCRRGHCPWQVLINNEYDYGFCGGTLLNSRWVVTAAHCFDTVLPYSVTAGEFDKFKIEIWEQKVLLKKLLIHPQYDPIVYNNDIALLYLSQPVNFSFSIAPICLPNHNLGQLLLQNGQVGTVSGWGLTSERSRSSQFLRRVQLPYIDQKVCIKSTNLTVTDNMFCAGYKASNMDACRGDSGGPYAVLYRQTWYLMGIISWGEGCAKVGKYGMYTRVPGYLTWINETISQHSHLDVDF; from the exons ATGGTGAAAAGAAAGTTTCTCGTCTTCACGTTCACTTTCCGGTGTGCGTCACCCAGGGATATGCTAGCACACAGCTGCCTCCTGAACCCAGTG TCCGACTACTGTCTTCCCACTTTCACAGCGTTTTACCAGAGGGATAAAGCAAACAGAGTGCTGAGAGTTCAGAAGCGTGCAAACTGGTTCTGGGAGGAGATTAAGCCAGGTTCTCTGGAGCGAGAATGCTATGAGGAATCCTGCTCATTTGAGGAAGCAGCAGAAATTTATAAATCTCTTGAGAGAACG GTAGAGTTCTGGATTTCATACAAGA ATATGAGCCCTTGCAAATCAACGCCCTGCCAAAATGGTGGTTCGTGTCGCATCTCAGGCTACAGTTATGTCTGCCTCTGCCCTCATTTGTGGATAGGACAGAATTGTGAAACAG AGAATCTGGATTGTGCATATAAGAATGGCTACTGTCAGCAGTACTGCAGCATTGACAAGGCAACTGGCAGGCCAAGATGCAGCTGTGCCGAAGGTTATCAATTGAATGAAGATGGGCAGACCTGTGATAATACTG TCACATATCCATGTGGGAGGATACCTCTGCATAATACACCAACTCACTCACTGGACGAGAAACTTTCTCTCAATGAAACTGACACAGATTCTGACTATTTAGCTAAGTTAAATTACACTGAAGACGTTTGGACACGAATCGTTGGTGGAGACCTTTGCAGACGAGGTCACTGTCCTTGGCAG GTATTGATAAATAATGAATATGATTATGGCTTCTGCGGTGGAACTTTGCTTAATAGTCGTTGGGTTGTGACTGCAGCTCACTGTTTTGACACAGTATTGCCATATTCAGTTACGGCAG GTGAATTTGACAAATTTAAAATAGAGATCTGGGAACAGAAGGTTTTACTGAAGAAACTTCTAATTCATCCTCAGTATGACCCAATAGTGTACAACAATGACATTGCACTTTTGTACTTGAGTCAGCCTGTGAACTTTAGTTTTTCCATTGCTCCAATTTGCTTACCCAACCACAACCTGGGTcagctcctcctgcagaatgggcaagtggggacagtgagtggcTGGGGCTTGACCAGTGAAAGAAGCCGGTCATCTCAATTCTTGAGGCGAGTTCAACTTCCATACATTGACCAGAAGGTTTGCATAAAATCAACCAATCTCACAGTCACGGATAATATGTTCTGTGCTGGGTACAAAGCTAGCAATATGGATGCCTGTCGAGGCGATAGTGGGGGACCTTATGCTGTTTTATATCGACAAACTTGGTATTTGATGGGCATAATTAGCTGGGGTGAGGGCTGTGCTAAAGTAGGAAAATATGGCATGTATACAAGGGTGCCTGGTTACTTGACATGGATAAATGAAACTATATCACAACACAGCCACTTGGATGTTGATTTCTGA
- the LOC140479080 gene encoding coagulation factor IX isoform X2, with protein sequence MWGYHWCWMLLILVSCTGDVKSSAFYQRDKANRVLRVQKRANWFWEEIKPGSLERECYEESCSFEEAAEIYKSLERTVEFWISYKNMSPCKSTPCQNGGSCRISGYSYVCLCPHLWIGQNCETENLDCAYKNGYCQQYCSIDKATGRPRCSCAEGYQLNEDGQTCDNTVTYPCGRIPLHNTPTHSLDEKLSLNETDTDSDYLAKLNYTEDVWTRIVGGDLCRRGHCPWQVLINNEYDYGFCGGTLLNSRWVVTAAHCFDTVLPYSVTAGEFDKFKIEIWEQKVLLKKLLIHPQYDPIVYNNDIALLYLSQPVNFSFSIAPICLPNHNLGQLLLQNGQVGTVSGWGLTSERSRSSQFLRRVQLPYIDQKVCIKSTNLTVTDNMFCAGYKASNMDACRGDSGGPYAVLYRQTWYLMGIISWGEGCAKVGKYGMYTRVPGYLTWINETISQHSHLDVDF encoded by the exons CGTTTTACCAGAGGGATAAAGCAAACAGAGTGCTGAGAGTTCAGAAGCGTGCAAACTGGTTCTGGGAGGAGATTAAGCCAGGTTCTCTGGAGCGAGAATGCTATGAGGAATCCTGCTCATTTGAGGAAGCAGCAGAAATTTATAAATCTCTTGAGAGAACG GTAGAGTTCTGGATTTCATACAAGA ATATGAGCCCTTGCAAATCAACGCCCTGCCAAAATGGTGGTTCGTGTCGCATCTCAGGCTACAGTTATGTCTGCCTCTGCCCTCATTTGTGGATAGGACAGAATTGTGAAACAG AGAATCTGGATTGTGCATATAAGAATGGCTACTGTCAGCAGTACTGCAGCATTGACAAGGCAACTGGCAGGCCAAGATGCAGCTGTGCCGAAGGTTATCAATTGAATGAAGATGGGCAGACCTGTGATAATACTG TCACATATCCATGTGGGAGGATACCTCTGCATAATACACCAACTCACTCACTGGACGAGAAACTTTCTCTCAATGAAACTGACACAGATTCTGACTATTTAGCTAAGTTAAATTACACTGAAGACGTTTGGACACGAATCGTTGGTGGAGACCTTTGCAGACGAGGTCACTGTCCTTGGCAG GTATTGATAAATAATGAATATGATTATGGCTTCTGCGGTGGAACTTTGCTTAATAGTCGTTGGGTTGTGACTGCAGCTCACTGTTTTGACACAGTATTGCCATATTCAGTTACGGCAG GTGAATTTGACAAATTTAAAATAGAGATCTGGGAACAGAAGGTTTTACTGAAGAAACTTCTAATTCATCCTCAGTATGACCCAATAGTGTACAACAATGACATTGCACTTTTGTACTTGAGTCAGCCTGTGAACTTTAGTTTTTCCATTGCTCCAATTTGCTTACCCAACCACAACCTGGGTcagctcctcctgcagaatgggcaagtggggacagtgagtggcTGGGGCTTGACCAGTGAAAGAAGCCGGTCATCTCAATTCTTGAGGCGAGTTCAACTTCCATACATTGACCAGAAGGTTTGCATAAAATCAACCAATCTCACAGTCACGGATAATATGTTCTGTGCTGGGTACAAAGCTAGCAATATGGATGCCTGTCGAGGCGATAGTGGGGGACCTTATGCTGTTTTATATCGACAAACTTGGTATTTGATGGGCATAATTAGCTGGGGTGAGGGCTGTGCTAAAGTAGGAAAATATGGCATGTATACAAGGGTGCCTGGTTACTTGACATGGATAAATGAAACTATATCACAACACAGCCACTTGGATGTTGATTTCTGA